Proteins from a genomic interval of Macrobrachium nipponense isolate FS-2020 chromosome 33, ASM1510439v2, whole genome shotgun sequence:
- the LOC135202938 gene encoding lysine-specific demethylase 2B-like, with protein MDTIAANKENIMADPSESCKLCVVPALRNTVPQCSKVIYPKRPLWEELQARVSKTLVYPIIIVRPLGPNKLEDYCTEESDLPYMNRAIMLRVFSHLSVREKFIVMQVCKAWAKWSIYPALWKTVQINHKKINLMHLMGIVRRQPEALDLSWTRLHHDQLLWLLKRLPQLRKLHLQGQKWEVVEALNSAYCPFLDTLDISHCANLSSTALSRLLSVPVSVHSFYADLATRLCALKELRLAGTYIGDDALHCVARCLPSLTSLDLSSCQNLTDFSVAILSHPETPLSYNLSSLDMRDCNKLTFAVLTYFEFFPSMRKLAICPCLHIPLRLVRGWGRRNGYVVAQDNILERNNKKASTS; from the coding sequence ATGGATACCATTGCagctaataaagaaaatataatggctGATCCCAGCGAATCGTGTAAGCTTTGTGTTGTTCCTGCTCTAAGAAACACAGTTCCCCAGTGTAGTAAAGTTATTTACCCGAAGAGGCCATTATGGGAGGAGTTGCAAGCCAGGGTGAGCAAGACATTAGTGTACCCAATAATAATTGTAAGACCTTTGGGGCCAAATAAATTAGAAGATTACTGCACCGAGGAGTCCGATCTGCCTTACATGAACAGGGCAATAATGTTACGCGTATTTTCTCATTTGTCTgtgagagagaaatttattgttATGCAAGTCTGTAAAGCCTGGGCCAAATGGTCTATCTACCCGGCTCTCTGGAAGACAGTTCAGATCAACCACAAGAAAATAAATCTCATGCACTTAATGGGTATAGTTCGTCGTCAGCCAGAGGCTCTGGACTTGAGTTGGACCAGATTACACCACGATCAGTTATTGTGGTTGTTAAAACGGCTTCCTCAGCTACGAAAGCTTCACCTTCAAGGTCAAAAATGGGAAGTGGTGGAAGCCCTAAATAGCGCGTATTGCCCGTTTCTAGACACGCTCGACATTTCTCATTGCGCAAACTTGTCCAGCACTGCGCTAAGTAGGCTACTCTCGGTACCCGTGAGCGTCCACTCATTCTACGCTGACTTGGCCACGAGGCTTTGCGCGCTGAAGGAGCTGCGCTTAGCCGGGACCTACATCGGAGACGATGCCTTGCACTGCGTCGCGAGGTGCCTGCCCTCCTTGACCTCCCTCGATTTGAGCAGCTGCCAGAACTTGACGGATTTCTCGGTGGCCATCCTCTCCCATCCCGAAACGCCTCTGAGTTATAACCTGTCGTCTCTAGACATGAGGGACTGTAACAAGTTGACGTTCGCTGTCCTGACGTACTTTGAGTTTTTCCCTTCAATGAGGAAGTTGGCTATTTGCCCCTGCCTTCATATCCCGCTCAGGTTAGTCCGGGGCTGGGGGAGACGCAATGGCTATGTTGTAGCCCAAGACAATATTCtagagagaaataataagaaGGCGTCCACCAGCTAA